The proteins below are encoded in one region of Pseudophryne corroboree isolate aPseCor3 chromosome 8, aPseCor3.hap2, whole genome shotgun sequence:
- the LOC134948215 gene encoding CCN family member 1-like produces the protein MFLGSLLLAALLATGCSSVRTGEPSCPTACACPKETPTCAPGISLVTDSCGCCKVCARQYNQDCDLRHPCDHIKGLHCDFGADPSSSLGICRAKFEGRPCEFFGQIYQNGENFQPNCKHQCTCMDGVVGCMPLCPQELALPSADCINPRLAKVPGQCCEEWLCGSNHIPEDSGDTTTGDVDDSLKSSEEIVDQEDVEPVASNELITLVRNGFKVETALGPHPQPDRSSCAIQTTEWSQCSKSCGMGLSTRITNDNPQCKLMKETRLCQIRPCKDPFPAKPKNGKRCTRTKKAKQAVHFTYAGCSSVRRYKPHYCGSCTDGRCCTPFKTRTMRVRFRCEDGDTFQKSMMWIEKCRCQQNCPYHSELSYPHYRLHNDIHKFTD, from the exons ATGTTCCTGGGATCCCTGCTTCTCGCTGCACTGCTGGCTACTGGTTGCTCCTCCGTGAGGACG GGGGAACCATCGTGCCCGACAGCTTGTGCGTGCCCGAAAGAAACTCCCACCTGCGCCCCTGGCATCAGCCTCGTCACCGACAGCTGTGGGTGCTGCAAGGTTTGTGCCCGGCAGTACAACCAGGACTGCGATTTACGGCACCCCTGCGATCACATCAAGGGGCTGCACTGTGACTTCGGAGCTGACCCTTCATCAAGCTTAGGGATCTGCAGAG CAAAGTTTGAAGGGCGACCCTGCGAATTCTTTGGGCAGATCTACCAGAACGGAGAGAACTTTCAGCCCAACTGCAAACACCAGTGCACCTGCATGGACGGAGTGGTGGGCTGCATGCCCCTGTGCCCCCAGGAGTTGGCGCTGCCCAGCGCGGACTGCATCAATCCAAGACTGGCCAAGGTCCCCGGACAGTGTTGCGAGGAATGGTTGTGTGGCAGCAACCACATCCCGGAGGACTCTGGAGACACCACCACCGGAGACGTGGATGACTCGTTGAAGTCATCTGAAGAGATTGTAGACCAGGAGGATGTTGAACCAGTGGCCAGTAACGAGCTCATAACATTGGTCCGAAATGGATTCAAGGTGGAGACAG CCCTGGGCCCTCATCCTCAGCCAGACCGTTCCAGCTGTGCCATCCAAACCACAGAATGGTCTCAGTGCTCCAAATCTTGTGGCATGGGACTGTCTACCAGGATAACCAACGACAATCCGCAGTGCAAGCTGATGAAGGAAACCCGTCTGTGCCAAATCCGGCCGTGCAAGGACCCTTTCCCAGCAAAACCCAAG AACGGGAAGAGATGCACCAGGACAAAGAAAGCCAAGCAGGCCGTCCACTTCACTTACGCGGGCTGCAGCAGTGTACGACGCTACAAGCCTCACTACTGTGGATCCTGCACCGATGGAAGGTGCTGCACCCCATTCAAAACCCGCACCATGCGCGTCCGCTTCCGCTGCGAAGACGGGGACACTTTCCAGAAAAGCATGATGTGGATTGAAAAGTGCCGGTGTCAACAGAACTGCCCATACCACAGCGAGCTGTCTTACCCGCATTATCGGTTACACAACGACATCCACAAGTTCACAGACTGA